Genomic DNA from Burkholderia vietnamiensis LMG 10929:
GAGCGACGAGCAGCGTACCGATGTCGACGCCCGTATGCGAGATCGAGGTGGAGATCGGCAAGCGGCGCGTGAAGATTCGCGGTCTGTCTGCCGAGCGCACCGAAGCGTTCCTGCAGGAATGCCTGAAGTGATCGCGCTGCCGGCAGGTACGCGTATCTGGCTGGCGGCCGGCGTGACCGACATGCGTTGCGGGTTCCAGGGGCTGGCCGCGAAGGTGCAGACGGCGCTCGAAGAGAATCCGCTGGGTGGGCACGTGTTCATCTTCCGCGGCCGTCGCGGCGATCTCGTGAAACTGCTTTGGGCGACCGACGACGGGCTCTGGTTGCTCGCAAAACGATTGGAGCGAGGCCGTTTTATCTGGCCTCAGGCTGATGGCGGAAAGATCCATCTGACGAGCGCCCAGTTGTCGATGCTGCTTGAGGGCATCGATTGGCGGCAGCCACGCCGCACAGCCGCGCTGTCGATGTTGTAAACCGCATAGAAGGCTCGTAAACTGCGATGCATGTCCAAAGATGCGCCGCTTCCTGCCACCGTCGCTGAGCTCCAGGCCCTGGTGCTCGCGCAGCAGGCGTCGCTGCTTGAACAGCAAGCCTCGATCGCAAACATGGTGCGGGAGATCGCCGCACGCGACGACGAGATCGAACGCCTGAAGGCGCAGATCGACAAGCTCAGGCGGATGTACTTCGGTAGCAAGTCCGAGAAACTGGCTCGGCAGATCGATAAGCTCGAGGCGCAACTGGAAGACCTGACGGCCGGCCAGGGTGCAGCAGAGACGCGAGGGCACCGAGACAAGACGTCGACGGCACCACCCGGTCGGGCGCCCACGCGAGAGCCACTGCCACCGCACTTGCCCCGTGATGAAATCGAACTCAAGCCGGATCCGGCCTGCCCAAAGTGCGCGACGACGATGCAGTGGCTCGGCGAGGATGTATCCGATCAACTCGCCCGCGTGGCGGCCGCGTTCAAGGTGATCCGCACGATCCGCCACAAGCTGTGTTGCCCTGATTGCGGCCACATCGAACAGCCCGCGATGCCCAGCCTGCCGATCGAGCATGGCATCGCGCATCCGAGCTTGCTGGCCGATATTGCGGTATCGAAGTTCGCCGATCATCAGCCGCTGTATCGCCAATCGGAGATCGCGGCACGCGACGGCGTGACGCTGGATCGCGGCAGCATGGGCCGCTGGCTCGGGCAGATTGCCGAGCTCTGCGTGCCGCTCGTTGAAGCGATCCAGCGCTACGCGCTGGTTCCCGGAAAGGTCCATGTCGACGACACGCCGGTTGCGGTGCTCGCGCCCGGCAACGGCAAGACAGTGACCGGTCGCTTCTGGGTGTACGTGCGAGACGATCGCCGCTCCGGCTCGACCGACCCAGCTGCGGTATGGTTCGACTTCTCCTCGGACCGTAAAGGCGTTCACCCACAAACCCGGCTCGCTGCATTCCACGGTATCCTGCAGGCCGATGCTTACGCCGGCTTCGATCAACTGTTTGCGAGCGGCGAGATCCACGAAGCGGCATGCTGGGATCACGCGAGGCGGTACGTCTACGATGTTCACGCGCGCACGCCGACCCCGGATACCCAGCAGCTGCTTGAGATGATCGGCGAGCTCTACAGTATCGAAGCCGACATCCGTGGCCAGCAACCTGACGAGCGTCTGCGCGTGAGACAGGAAAAGAGCAAGCCGTTGCTCGCGAAGTTCGAAGCGACGATCCGAGCGAAACTCGCGACGCTGTCGACGAAGTCCGCGCTCGCCAAGGCGATCAACTACTCGCTGAATCATTGGGCGGCGCTGGTGTTCTACTGCGAGGACGGTCGGGCCGAGATCAGCAACGTGCTCGCGGAAAACGCCTTGCGCTGTGTCGCGCTCGGACGCAAAAACTATCTGTTCGTCGGCTCCGACAGCGGGGGCGAGCGGGCCGCTGCGATGTATAGCTTGATCGGGACGTGCAAGCTGAACGGCATCAACCCGCGTGCCTATCTGGAATACGTCCTGACCCACATCGCTGATCACAAGATCTCCCGCATCGACGAATTGCTGCCCTGGAATGTGGCCGACAAGCTGAAGCCGGCCACCCCGCCCACACCATCGACCGGGTAGATCTGGATAGATTTGGATGGATCGTGTCCACGATCGCCGAACGCGGACACGATCTCCCGTGATCTACACGGACTCCACCACGCCATCACCATCGTGCCCCACGCGCGCGTGAACAGGGAAACGGCCAGGCTGAGTCGCTTACCTTCTCGCGGAAATACATCCGCCTGATCTTGGCCAATATGCCTACCGTGATCACCTCTGTATCCCCTGCTCAAAGATTGAGCAGGGCATTCAATCACGTGGGTCAAAATTCGATGAAATTACTGCCTTAGGTGGGTCAGTTCTGCGTGGATATCAACAGATTGCTTACAAACAGGGACGGGGGCAGCGGATGCCATTCGATCCACTGCCCCCGCACGCTATCTACCTTTGAAGTCCGGCGATATCCGGACGGCCTACGTCAGAACTGGTACCCCGCGCCGACCACTGCACCGAAGTCGGAACGATTGTTGCCGGTCACCGACGCCTTGACGACCCACTTCTCATTTTGCGTCACGTACGAATAGCCTGCCGCGAAACCTTGCTGACCGTGGTAGTTCGCCGTCGCGGCCGATACCATCGAGCGACCCGGGGCGGTCGGTTGCGGCAACCCAGCAACCGCCATCGCCGACGCAACCCCACCGTACATATCCTTTTTGAGATCGTTGAACGAGTTGTACACCTGTCCGATACGCTGATCGGTGTAGCCGCGCGATGCAGCAGATGCCGATGCGATGTTGTCGTTCAACTGCTGCACGTTCACCGCATCCGTCGGCGCCGTACCGGCCGCCACGTTCGTGACCTGACGCTCGCTTCCCTTCGCACCGACCGAGAACGAGTTGTCGCGATCGGCCACCGATCCTTGGCCAACTGCGACAGCGTTCTTGCCGCTTGCGGTTGCAGTGGAACCGAATGATCCGGCATCCGCCCGCGAGATCCAGCTCGTATTGGCATCGGTTGCTTGCGCTTTGATTCGTTGATCGGTCTCCACAATCTTGAGAGCGGTATTGAGCTGGCCAACGTTGACCGCATCGTTGTTGTTAGTGCCCGCTGCAACACCGGTCAGCACGCGATCGCCTGCGGTGCCGGAAAAATTCACCGATGTGCCACCGGATCCGGCACCGACCGTGATTTGACCGTTCGGATCCTGCTGCTGGACCAAACCCGCCTTGCCGTTCGCGACATTGGACACATCTTGCTGCAGGTTTGTGATGTCGGTCGTATTCTTCGTGACTTGCTGATTCGTCGAGTAGAGTTGCGAACCGTTCACCGCGTCCGTACTGGAAGCGCTGAGCGTGCCAGCCTGCACGTTCGTGATCTTCGTACCTCCAGAACCGCCCCCGAGCGTAATGATGCTCTTGGAGCCGTCGTCGTATGTAACCGCCATCGCACCGAGTTGGTTAATGTTCGATTGGACGCTCTTGAGCTGCTTCACGTTCACTGCGTCAGTATCATCGACGCCCGCTGCCACGTTTTTTAGGACCACCGGCGACGTAGCATCGCCGCCGACGAGCGACACGGAGTTCAGACGGGTACCGTTTGCGTCCACGTCATATTTCACGACATTCTTCACCGCCTCGCCGGCCTGGTTCGACACGTTCGTGATCTGCTGCTCGAGATCGGACTTCACGCCGAATAGTTGACCACCGTTGACCGCGTCTTTGCTGCCCGCCGCGACATTGCCGTCCGCGACATTGACAATCTTCGTCGTCGAACCGCCGTGCGCCGCATTGTAAGCGCCGGTGCTCGGATCAAACTGCAGCGCGTCCTGCTTGAGTGATGCGATATCGGTGGTGTTTGTCGTTACGCGTTGATCGATCGACGTGATCGTGTCACCTTGCGCGCCGATCTGCTGCTGCAGGCTTCCGGTTGCTTTCGACAACTGGCCGACGTTGACTGCATCGCTGCTCGCGACGCCATCTGCGACATTCGAGACCTTCACGGGAGCATGTGCAGCCCCCCCGAGCGTAACGACGCTCTTATCGCTGCCGTCGTACTTGACATTCAGCTTGTCGGCTTCCTGAAGGTTGACAACATTCGCGTTCGTCGTCGTCAAATTGCTCGACAGCGTCGACACGTTCGACGTCAAATTATCGACACGGGCTGTCTGCGTCGCAACATTCTGATTGGTCGCGAACAGCTGCGAGCCGTTAACCGCATCAGTGCTCGTCGTATTCAGCGAACCAGACGCAACGTTCTTGATTGCCACCGGGCCAGCGGCACCACCCGAGAGTGTCACCGAATTGAGGCGATTGCCGTTTGCATCTGTGTCGTACACGACAGCGTTCTTCGTTGCACCACCGATTTGCGTATTTAGCTCGTCTTGCACATGCTTCAATTGCGCGCCGTTGATCGCATCGGTGCTCGTTGTCGATATATCGCCAGCAGCAACGTTGGTGATCTTTTGCGCCGAACCGCTGCCATGCGAGGCATCGTATGCACCAGCGGATGCCGACCACTGCAGCGCGTCCTGTTGCAGCGCACCAATGTTGGTCGTGTTCTGCGTGACCTGGCCACCGATGTTCCTGATGTCGGTTGCGGTCTGCGTCACTTGGCCGCCGATTTTCGTGATGGCGTCGCCCTGTTTCGCGACAGTCTGATTTGTCGCATACAGTTGCGAGCCGTTGACGGCGTCCGTGCTCGCCGCGGACAGCTCACCCGCCTTGACGTTTGTCACCCTCGTGCCGTTCGGACCCGCGAGCGTGACGGAATCGAAGCCTTGCGGTCCATCGTATTTGACATTTCGTTTGTCGGCAGCTTGCAGGTTCGACACATCGGTCTGCGTACCGGCGAGGCTCGTACTGAGGTTCGTGACGCTCTGGTTGGTCGTACCGAGCGCCGTGCTCAGGTCTGTGACATTCCCTTGCAGATTCGTGATGTTCGAGACAGCGGAGGACAAGGACGACTGGATCGGTGAAATCGCGCCACTCAATTGCCCGACGTTGACGGCATCGTTATTTCCCACGCCGTCTGCGATGTTGTGCAGGTTGACCGGACCGCTTGCGCCCGGGCCCCCGAGCGTCACGCTCGTATGCGCATCATTGTCGTACTGCACGGCATTCTTCGTGGCCGAACTGATCTGATTACTGACCGTCGTGCTGAGATTGCCGATCTGCGTGTTGACACTGTTCGTTACGCTGGTGCTCAGCGACGACAGACCACCGCTCAGTTGACCGACGTTCACCGCATCGTGCGCGTCCTTGCCGTCCGCCACATTCTTAATCGTCGTGCCGTTGCTTCCTTGCAGCGTCACCGTGTCGAAACCCGACTGCCCGTCATATTTCACGTTGCGGGTATCGGCCTGCTGCAACTGCGTAATATCCGACGTGGCTGTGCTCAACGACGTGTTGATGTTCGTGACGCTCGTGCTTAGGTTCGCAACCGTCTGGTTGGTGGTGCTCAGCGACGTCTGAATGTTCGTAATGTTCTGGTTGATCGGCGCGACGGCCGTCCCGATGCTGCTATTCAACTGC
This window encodes:
- the tnpB gene encoding IS66 family insertion sequence element accessory protein TnpB (TnpB, as the term is used for proteins encoded by IS66 family insertion elements, is considered an accessory protein, since TnpC, encoded by a neighboring gene, is a DDE family transposase.); translated protein: MPEVIALPAGTRIWLAAGVTDMRCGFQGLAAKVQTALEENPLGGHVFIFRGRRGDLVKLLWATDDGLWLLAKRLERGRFIWPQADGGKIHLTSAQLSMLLEGIDWRQPRRTAALSML
- the tnpC gene encoding IS66 family transposase codes for the protein MVREIAARDDEIERLKAQIDKLRRMYFGSKSEKLARQIDKLEAQLEDLTAGQGAAETRGHRDKTSTAPPGRAPTREPLPPHLPRDEIELKPDPACPKCATTMQWLGEDVSDQLARVAAAFKVIRTIRHKLCCPDCGHIEQPAMPSLPIEHGIAHPSLLADIAVSKFADHQPLYRQSEIAARDGVTLDRGSMGRWLGQIAELCVPLVEAIQRYALVPGKVHVDDTPVAVLAPGNGKTVTGRFWVYVRDDRRSGSTDPAAVWFDFSSDRKGVHPQTRLAAFHGILQADAYAGFDQLFASGEIHEAACWDHARRYVYDVHARTPTPDTQQLLEMIGELYSIEADIRGQQPDERLRVRQEKSKPLLAKFEATIRAKLATLSTKSALAKAINYSLNHWAALVFYCEDGRAEISNVLAENALRCVALGRKNYLFVGSDSGGERAAAMYSLIGTCKLNGINPRAYLEYVLTHIADHKISRIDELLPWNVADKLKPATPPTPSTG
- a CDS encoding YadA-like family protein → MKRKQISTLVTAMFAGVGILGAGIAHATGSANFVDRGNPDNALTGQCIDGTNPLCVATKNGSNVATSTASYTAGNNAQAGLAGIAIGDRANANSKDTSGSGGGATAIGTGAQAVANSATAIGTVALAQGNTSLAIGRQSAAIGDYSMALGNVADAHGTSSIALGHSALAQGDRSVAIGGANPTTSDGVSAGASYDAATQTRAAGTQSVAIGAGAQTNGDNQIAIGSGSVGVANNTSKPVFGGTAAPVGGAVSFGSLGNERQLKNVAAGVDATDAVNISQLKSVNDGLTTSINAVDARVTTLNTTIGGQITNINASLSTATSNITNLQAADKQNVKYTDSTHSAISLDGSGGTTIRNVKAGVASTDATNVGQLNAGLSTVQGNVNTQISNLGSSLSTSIINATKDAVLYDSSKHDSVTFGGTGATSPVALHNVAAGTADADAVNVKQLNSSIGTAVAPINQNITNIQTSLSTTNQTVANLSTSVTNINTSLSTATSDITQLQQADTRNVKYDGQSGFDTVTLQGSNGTTIKNVADGKDAHDAVNVGQLSGGLSSLSTSVTNSVNTQIGNLSTTVSNQISSATKNAVQYDNDAHTSVTLGGPGASGPVNLHNIADGVGNNDAVNVGQLSGAISPIQSSLSSAVSNITNLQGNVTDLSTALGTTNQSVTNLSTSLAGTQTDVSNLQAADKRNVKYDGPQGFDSVTLAGPNGTRVTNVKAGELSAASTDAVNGSQLYATNQTVAKQGDAITKIGGQVTQTATDIRNIGGQVTQNTTNIGALQQDALQWSASAGAYDASHGSGSAQKITNVAAGDISTTSTDAINGAQLKHVQDELNTQIGGATKNAVVYDTDANGNRLNSVTLSGGAAGPVAIKNVASGSLNTTSTDAVNGSQLFATNQNVATQTARVDNLTSNVSTLSSNLTTTNANVVNLQEADKLNVKYDGSDKSVVTLGGAAHAPVKVSNVADGVASSDAVNVGQLSKATGSLQQQIGAQGDTITSIDQRVTTNTTDIASLKQDALQFDPSTGAYNAAHGGSTTKIVNVADGNVAAGSKDAVNGGQLFGVKSDLEQQITNVSNQAGEAVKNVVKYDVDANGTRLNSVSLVGGDATSPVVLKNVAAGVDDTDAVNVKQLKSVQSNINQLGAMAVTYDDGSKSIITLGGGSGGTKITNVQAGTLSASSTDAVNGSQLYSTNQQVTKNTTDITNLQQDVSNVANGKAGLVQQQDPNGQITVGAGSGGTSVNFSGTAGDRVLTGVAAGTNNNDAVNVGQLNTALKIVETDQRIKAQATDANTSWISRADAGSFGSTATASGKNAVAVGQGSVADRDNSFSVGAKGSERQVTNVAAGTAPTDAVNVQQLNDNIASASAASRGYTDQRIGQVYNSFNDLKKDMYGGVASAMAVAGLPQPTAPGRSMVSAATANYHGQQGFAAGYSYVTQNEKWVVKASVTGNNRSDFGAVVGAGYQF